A genomic segment from Diospyros lotus cultivar Yz01 chromosome 5, ASM1463336v1, whole genome shotgun sequence encodes:
- the LOC127802101 gene encoding uncharacterized protein LOC127802101, with the protein MSIKRFSLATPLLFLSIFLISSFTAGAQQPRPRPRPRPPPPPPPPLRRRPPPPPPPHASPIVAPSPPPKNANPPTVAPSLPPGASTPKVAPSLPPSARPPIVAPSLPPTSSNPPTIAPSQPPASASAPTVPPSQPPASASPPTVAPLPPPSASPPTIAPLLPPGASPPIVAPSQPPVGASPPTVTPSPPPRASPPIMTPSQPPVGASPPIVAPSQPPRGANPPIIAPSQPPRGASPPPMVPSSSPPPPPVVPSRPPPPPPVVPAPPPPVVPSRPPPPPPPPGCSIQINNLGVCSPTSLVLGGTCCTAVKGVVDQRCTCEAATAKGQVTMKLLFIKCGYFAEAVNIIHCRS; encoded by the exons atgaGCATCAAACGCTTCTCTTTAGCTACCCCCCTCCTATTTCTCAGCATTTTCCTGATCTCTAGCTTCACTGCTGGGGCACAGCAGCCTCGGCCTCGACCGCGGCCGCggccacccccacccccacccccaccacTACGGCGAcggccaccgccaccgccaccaccacatgcaagtccTATTGTAGCACCGTCACCACCACCAAAAAATGCAAACCCTCCTACTGTTGCACCATCACTACCGCCAGGTGCAAGCACCCCTAAGGTGGCACCATCACTGCCACCAAGTGCAAGGCCACCCATTGTGGCACCATCATTGCCTCCTACAAGTTCAAATCCTCCTACTATAGCACCATCACAACCACCTGCAAGTGCAAGTGCCCCTACTGTCCCACCATCTCAGCCACCTGCAAGTGCAAGCCCTCCTACTGTGGCACCATTACCGCCACCAAGTGCAAGCCCCCCTACCATCGCACCATTACTGCCACCAG GTGCAAGCCCCCCAATTGTGGCACCATCACAACCGCCTGTAGGTGCAAGCCCTCCTACTGTTACACCATCACCGCCACCACGTGCAAGCCCCCCAATTATGACACCATCACAACCGCCTGTAGGTGCAAGCCCCCCAATTGTCGCACCATCACAACCACCTAGAGGTGCAAATCCCCCTATTATAGCACCATCACAGCCACCTAGAGGTGCAAGTCCCCCTCCTATGGTACCATCATCGTCGCCTCCACCCCCTCCTGTGGTACCATCACGGCCGCCTCCGCCCCCTCCTGTTGTACCAGCACCACCCCCTCCTGTGGTACCATCACGGCCGCCTCCGCCCCCACCGCCCCCTGGGTGTTCCATTCAGATCAATAACCTAGGTGTTTGCTCTCCAACCAGCTTGGTTTTGGGCGGAACTTGCTGTACAGCAGTCAAAGGGGTCGTTGATCAGAGATGCACTTGCGAGGCCGCTACGGCTAAAGGCCAAGTTACCATGAAGTTACTGTTTATCAAATGTGGTTATTTTGCGGAAGCGGTTAACATCATCCATTGCCGATCTTGA
- the LOC127802704 gene encoding putative lipid-binding protein At4g00165 produces MASSKPFAILILLNIFFLFFACVSSHKLPCPPEKPAKCPKDTLKFGVCGEWLGLVSEVVGAKPSPQCCTLVKGLADLEAAACLCTAIKANVLGAINLQVPIALSLVINGCGKEVPEGFVCP; encoded by the coding sequence ATGGCAAGCTCTAAACCATTTGCCATTCTCATTTTGCTGaacatcttcttcttgttctttgcTTGTGTTTCTTCCCACAAGTTGCCGTGCCCCCCAGAAAAGCCAGCCAAGTGCCCAAAAGACACGCTGAAGTTCGGAGTTTGTGGTGAATGGCTGGGTTTGGTCAGTGAGGTAGTTGGGGCCAAGCCTAGCCCCCAGTGCTGCACCTTGGTGAAGGGCTTGGCTGATCTTGAAGCTGCTGCCTGCTTGTGCACTGCTATTAAGGCCAATGTGTTGGGGGCCATCAATCTCCAAGTCCCCATTGCCCTCAGTTTGGTCATTAATGGCTGTGGGAAGGAGGTCCCCGAAGGCTTTGTTTGCCCTTAG